The following is a genomic window from Staphylococcus capitis subsp. capitis.
GAGTCATAATTGTCATACGCTCTATACCAGTTTCAGTTTTTGGAGAAGCAATAAGTACACAATAACTTTGATGTTCACTTCTTCCCACACGTCCTCGTAATTGATGTAACGTTGATAAACCAAAACGATCTGCGTCATAAATCATCATAAATGTAGCATTTGGTACATTAACACCAACTTCAACTACAGTGGTTGAAACTAATATATCAATTTCTTTATCACTAAATCTTTGCATCACATCATCTTTTTCATCAGGAGTTAACTTACCGTGTAATAATCCAACTTTGTCTGCTCCATAATATTGTTGTAACGATTCGTATAACGCAACCACATTTTGAACATCTTCTAAATGCTCTGAACTTTCTATTAATGGACAGATTACATATGCTTGTCTACCTTTACGTAATTCACTCGTCATTTGCGCTAAAACTTGTTCATACTGCTCATGTTTAGCCCAGCTCGTAATAATAGGCTTTCTACCTTTAGGTAATTGTTTAATTGAGGAAACATCCATTTCACCAAAGACTGAAATAGCTAATGTTCGAGGTATAGGCGTCGCTGTCATAAATAAAACATTCGTCATAGCACCTTTCTCTCTCAACATTTGACGCTGGTTAACACCAAATCGATGTTGCTCATCTGTAATAACTAACCCTACATTTTCAAAAACAACATCGTCTTGAATAAGCGCATGAGTACCGATTAAGCAATCAATTGATCCATTCTCCAACTGCTCTAAAAGTATACGTCGCTTCTTACCCTTAACTGAACCAGTTAAAAGTGCAACATTCATCGTATCTCCAAACAATTCCATTAAACTTTCAGCGTGTTGCTCAGCTAATATCTCTGTCGGCACCATCAGAGCAGATTGGTAACCTGCCGTTTTTAATGCATACATACAAATTGCTGCGACTACTGTTTTACCAGAACCTACATCTCCTTGAAGTAAGCGATGCATACGAATAGGTGCCTTTAAGTCTCTAAATATTTCATTAACACTTGCTTTTTGTGCATCTGTAAGTTCAAAAGGTAAGCGATTGATAAATTGTTTAACTTTAGATATATCATAATCGATCTCAATCGCCTCATCTGATGACTTCTCTAAACGATTCAACCACTGCATGCGTAGTTCAAACATAAATAGTTCTGTAAAGGCATATGTTCGACGGGCTTTTAACAAACTTTGTTTATCCTTAGGGTGATGTAAAGTGCGTAATGTATATTCTAATGTTTCTAATTTATATTTCTCTCTTAAATCATCTGATAACCACTCATGTATCGTGACATCCTCTAACGCCTGTCTAATGTTATCTCGAATTTGTTTCTGTTTAATACCTTCTTTAATGCGATACACAGGCTCTAACTGAACATCATCTTGTGGTGATTGTTCATTAAAGAACATGCGATTGCCATTAATTTCTTGCTTAGCGCGATTCCACTTACCTTTTACTGTCACGGTACCGTGTAATTCAATTTTCTTTTTTAAATAAGGTTGATTGAAAAAGACACACTTAACCGCAATGTTGTTCACCATTAT
Proteins encoded in this region:
- the recG gene encoding ATP-dependent DNA helicase RecG, giving the protein MTKVHLIESPYTLDKIKGIGPKRLTILEELNINTVEDLVLYLPTRYEDNTVIDLNQAEDQSTVTVQGEVYSTPAVAFFGRNKSKLTVHIMVNNIAVKCVFFNQPYLKKKIELHGTVTVKGKWNRAKQEINGNRMFFNEQSPQDDVQLEPVYRIKEGIKQKQIRDNIRQALEDVTIHEWLSDDLREKYKLETLEYTLRTLHHPKDKQSLLKARRTYAFTELFMFELRMQWLNRLEKSSDEAIEIDYDISKVKQFINRLPFELTDAQKASVNEIFRDLKAPIRMHRLLQGDVGSGKTVVAAICMYALKTAGYQSALMVPTEILAEQHAESLMELFGDTMNVALLTGSVKGKKRRILLEQLENGSIDCLIGTHALIQDDVVFENVGLVITDEQHRFGVNQRQMLREKGAMTNVLFMTATPIPRTLAISVFGEMDVSSIKQLPKGRKPIITSWAKHEQYEQVLAQMTSELRKGRQAYVICPLIESSEHLEDVQNVVALYESLQQYYGADKVGLLHGKLTPDEKDDVMQRFSDKEIDILVSTTVVEVGVNVPNATFMMIYDADRFGLSTLHQLRGRVGRSEHQSYCVLIASPKTETGIERMTIMTQTSDGFELSERDLEMRGPGDFFGVKQSGLPDFLVANVVEDYRMLEVARDEAAELIQSGQFFQQPYTQLRTFIQNNLLHTSFD